One part of the Plasmodium berghei ANKA genome assembly, chromosome: 2 genome encodes these proteins:
- a CDS encoding centrin-1, putative — MNRKNQNMIRSANTRNKRNELNDEQKLEIKEAFDLFDTNGTGRIDAKELKVAMRALGFEPKKEDIRKIISDVDKDGSGTIDFNDFLDIMTIKMSERDPKEEILKAFRLFDDDETGKISFKNLKRVAKELGENITDEEIQEMIDEADRDGDGEINEEEFMRIMKKTNLF, encoded by the exons atgaatagaaaaaatcaaaatatgaTAAGAAGCGCAAATACTCGCAACAAAAgaaatgaattaaatgatGAACAAAAGttagaaataaaagaagCCTTTGACCTTTTTGATACAAATGGAACTG GTAGAATTGATGCAAAAGAATTAAAAGTGGCTATGAGAGCCTTGGGTTTCGAGCCCAAAAAGGAAgat atacgaaaaataatatctgATGTTGATAAAGACGGATCAGGTACTATAGATTTCAATGATTTCTTGGATATAATgacaataaaaatg AGTGAAAGAGATCCAAAGGAAGAAATATTGAAAGCCTTTAGATTGTTTGATGATGATGAAACTGGAAAGATATCCTTCAAA aacTTAAAGCGCGTTGCCAAGGAACTTGGCGAAAATATAACTGACGAGGAAATCCAAGAA ATGATTGATGAAGCAGATAGAGACGGAGATGGGGAAATAAACGAAGAAGAATTTATGAGGATTATGaagaaaacaaatttattttaa
- a CDS encoding ras-related protein Rab-5C, putative, with protein MDHYISNINNDGKYETNQNSNANKVFNFKLVLLGDTSVGKSCIVVRFAKNEFYEYQESTIGAAFMTQLIDIGECTIKFEIWDTAGQERYRSLAPMYYRGAAAAVIVYDITNKKSFEGAKGWIHELKSVHSNDIVIALAGNKCDLEKNRVIDKELAESFANSNNILFIETSAKTGTNVNDLFLKIAKKLPRNKKDKDTYGGIQINNTEETSKKCC; from the exons atggaccATTACATATCgaacataaataatgatgGTAAATATGAGACTAATCAAAATTCGAATGCCAATAAAGTTTTCAATTTTAAGCTAGTTCTACTAg ggGATACATCAGTAGGAAAATCATGCATAGTTGTTAGATTTGccaaaaatgaattttatgaatatcaGGAATCTACTATTGGGG CTGCATTTATGACTCAACTAATTGATATTGGAGAATGTAcaataaaatttgaaatatGGGATACAGCTGg ACAAGAAAGATATAGGAGTTTAGCACCTATGTATTATAg gGGTGCAGCAGCAGCAGTTATAGTATATGATATAACAAATAAGAAATCGTTTGAAGGTGCAAAGGGATGGATTCATGAATTAAAATCAGTTCATTCAAACGACATAGTAATag CATTAGCAGGAAACAAGTGTGATTTAGAAAAGAACCGAGTTATTGACAAAGaa ctAGCTGAGTCCTTTGCTAATAGCAAcaatattttgttcattgAAACATCAGCAAAAACGGGAACCAACGTTAacgatttatttttgaaaatag cTAAAAAGCTACCTCGCAACAAAAAAGACAAAGATACGTATGGTGGAATTCAG ATTAACAATACTGAAGAAACCTCTAAAAAATGTTGTTAA
- a CDS encoding Niemann-Pick type C1-related protein, putative: protein MFFRKIGGFVSKIKHYSLNKFSNCLYKYAGFVYDRPYTIIFLSLIGCGLLSTGFYYKENEKDVFKLYSIANAYTYDNGKMINDFFHRNRNAIILIESNFNLLQGHILNELKKFEDNIFDIQIDCSEVLECKVDDIGVEQTEVAKKVFDKLNKNIDPNVNYDWKPSLSSLNFKFSLNNLLRFKKKNKTNLDKSEETDDDEDEEDEEKEEPNNNEDMEYSGIRTKLKNGINFFYEKIEILKKLYTSLKGKKIVMPHEEKIAPTFEEFENDVFYPPYYIPPLLVKNDRCILKNVFQHKKLDINLRTVSDSLKKEITFKLDDLCQKKYGQCERSSIFLYYENGNAKIGDPIKVDNLNFYVNRKSYKGMILKSIFGNPQYTQNGSNYVINYANSLVTILHLHNSYTYEPYALAFEKKLIDYVRNYNINHAINSDEETNDGNPGYVRFHVFAERSFEDEVDRISKLDKLTMLLFLIGIFFIFMYVLFNNVTSVLYRSKPLCAIVGIFCGFLGYLAGFGFLFFIGIKTVPPAETVPFLVIGVCVDDVFVIINSYSLLFMIKDDRKRIQMCLRDSAVPITVTTLTNVIAFLISAVSPFYAIYSFSLFTTSALFFSYILVITILVSILCIEARLEKEKKNIFSPIISLVSSCFCKDSINKINNSLPNNNELSLEILTEEEQEKACAEYESLSIYQWIHNLYLFEESINNKKNKPSSKSKNKGDDQCTIVDVAPGGRDFKGCKQTSKHRGNYKNTSKCITNSDNNLKKNIQDSTSKVYPSNVNQNIQKTEHDNSNIYSHYNINDDINRRNDINGYDGNENEELSGRTVEYDNTKINNNYTSQISLEKDLRSIEVNSSSSVLHISNDISSSCLNNSNAIQNLKNDDNDCSKNEYNKDIYNNNEGNRNKAKDCEINNYTKGENKKIYMLSSHDNVLFYKYIYKEPKGNIGKCFRKLIKNYYIPFLSSRIGKTIVYLLFSFIIILSIYGCTFIKKGIRYVKAFPSDSYIRMFIEQRAIHFPNLGDIIEVYYFDKNFLNKYRKLRNEYFDDDISNSYLSFSFSNNIDNNEEPSDVEPTNTNIRWEKTTIHEKLKQVHENLDKQDFIAGISNGFNFFVNNNSKQLESEDPDAFYNTFINWVKYDYTGNMFKDDFIFLNKKLVAWRFKYVQKNTDDSEDSSMWLKKCNEIAKIEDENIQLLCFHISSIFYETDEIIMDITLKTMGITIFTILFVTAYIVEGFSSCFIIAMIILLIDLSIFGFMCLCGITVNIISMVILVLSIGFSIDHTSHIVQAFTHSVGRTRNEKMKESLYLMMGPVLHSGLSTWCIISTLFFSNKDFTVIFFQTLSLVLFFSVIYSSMFLPVLLSSIGPL from the exons ATGTTTTTCAGAAAAATAGGGGGATTTGTcagtaaaataaaacattactcattaaataaattttccaattgtttatataaatatgcgGGGTTTGTATATGATAGACCATATACGATAATATTTCTTAGTTTGATTGGATGTGGATTATTGTCAACGGggttttattataaagaaaatgaaaaagatgtatttaaattatattcaatAGCAAATGCTTACACATATGATAATGGTAAAATGATAAATGACTTTTTTCATAGAAATAGAAAtgcaataatattaatagaatctaattttaatttattacaaggtcatattttaaatgaattaaaaaaatttgaagaTAACATTTTTGATATTCAAATAGATTGTTCAGAAGTTCTTGAATGTAAAGTTGATGATATAGGTGTTGAACAAACAGAAGTTGCAAAAAAAGTATTTGATAaacttaataaaaatatagatccTAATGTTAATTATGATTGGAAACCAAGTTTATCTTCtctaaattttaaattttctttaaataatttgttacgttttaaaaaaaaaaataaaacaaatttagATAAAAGTGAGGAAACAGACGATGATGAAGATGAAgaagatgaagaaaaagaagaaccaaataataatgaagataTGGAATATAGTGGTATaagaacaaaattaaaaaatggtataaattttttttatgaaaaaattgaaatattaaaaaaattatatacttcattgaaaggaaaaaaaatagtaatgccccatgaagaaaaaatagcaCCAACTTTTGAGGAATTTGAAAATGATGTATTTTATCCTCCATATTATATACCCCCATTATTAGTGAAAAATGATCGatgtatattaaaaaatgttttccaacataaaaaattagatataaatttaagaaCTGTAAGTGattcattaaaaaaggaaataacaTTTAAATTAGATGATCTTtgtcaaaaaaaatatggtcAATGTGAAAGAagttcaatatttttatattatgaaaatggAAATGCAAAAATTGGTGATCCAATAAAAGtagataatttaaatttttatgtaaataGAAAATCATATAAAGGTATGATATTAAAATCTATATTTGGAAATCCCCAATATACACAAAACGGATCTAATTATGTTATAAATTATGCAAATTCTTTAGTAACTATATTACATTTACATAAttcatatacatatgaaCCATATGCTTTAgcttttgaaaaaaaactaatCGATTATGTTCGAAATTACAATATTAATCATGCAATAAATTCTGATGAAGAAACAAATGATGGAAATCCAGGATATGTTCGTTTTCATGTATTTGCTGAACGAAGTTTTGAAGATGAAGTTGATAGAATATCTAAATTAGATAAATTAAcaatgttattatttttaattggaattttttttatttttatgtatgttttatttaataatgttACTTCTGTTTTATATAGAAGTAAGCCACTTTGTGCTATTGTTGGAATATTTTGTGGGTTTTTAGGATATTTGGCAGGTTTtggatttttattttttataggaATTAAAACTGTACCCCCTGCAGAAACTGTTCCTTTTCTAGTAATAGGAGTATGTGTTGATGATGTATttgttataattaattcatattctttattatttatgattAAAGATGATAGAAAAAGAATTCAAATGTGTTTAAGAGACAGTGCAGTACCAATTACAGTAACAACTTTAACTAATGTTATTGCTTTTTTAATTAGTGCAGTATCTCCATTTTATGCTATTTATagtttttctttatttaccACAAGTGCATTATTTTTCAGTTATATTTTggttattactattttagttagtatattatgtatagaAGCACGtttagaaaaagaaaaaaaaaatattttttcaccAATTATAAGTTTAGTGTCGTCTTGTTTTTGTAAAGAttcaataaataaaataaataattcattacctaataataatgaattatCATTGGAAATATTAACTGAAGAAGAACAAGAAAAAGCATGTGCTGAATATGAAAGCCTTTCAATTTACCAATGGattcataatttatatctttttgaAGAatctattaataataagaaaaataagcCTTCTTctaaatcaaaaaataaaggagATGATCAGTGCACTATCGTGGATGTCGCTCCTGGGGGTCGAGATTTTAAAGGGTGCAAACAAACTTCAAAACATCGaggaaattataaaaatacttCAAAATGCATAACAAATTctgataataatttgaagaaaaatattcaagATTCTACATCTAAAGTTTATCCTTCAAATGTTAATCAAAACATCCAAAAAACTGAACATGATAACTCAAACATTTATTctcattataatataaatgatgatataaatagaaGAAATGATATTAATGGATATGAtggaaatgaaaatgaagaattaAGCGGAAGAACAGTAGAATAtgataatacaaaaataaataacaattatACATCACAAATCAGTTTAGAAAAAGATTTAAGAAGTATTGAAGTAAATTCAAGTAGCTCTGTGTTACATATATCAAACGATATTTCATCATCTTgtttaaataatagtaatgcAATTCAAAAtctaaaaaatgatgacaATGATTGTTCGAAAAATGAATAcaataaagatatatataacaataatgaAGGAAATCGAAATAAAGCAAAAGATTgtgaaattaataattatacaaaaggtgaaaataaaaaaatatatatgttaagtTCTCATGAcaatgtattattttataaatatatatataaagaaccAAAAGGAAATATTGGAAAATGTTTTCGTAAactgataaaaaattattatataccatttttatcatctaGAATAGGAAAAACAATAgtatatttgttattttcatttattattattttatcaatttaTGGTTGtacatttataaaaaaaggaataagATATGTTAAAGCATTTCCGTCTGATTCATATATTCGAATGTTTATTGAGCAAAGAGCGATACATTTTCCAAATCTTGGTGATATAATTGaagtatattattttgataagaattttttaaataagtATCGAAAATTACGCAACGAATATTTTGATGATGATATATCAAATTCttatttatctttttcattttcaaataatatagataataatgaagaGCCTTCAGATGTTGAACCAacaaatacaaatataagaTGGGAAAAAACTACAATtcatgaaaaattaaaacaagTTCATGAAAACCTTGATAAACAAGATTTTATAGCTGGTATATCAAATggctttaatttttttgtaaataataatagtaaacAATTGGAAAGTGAAGATCCTGATGCATTttataatacatttattaattgggttaaatatgattatacaggaaatatgtttaaagatgattttatatttttaaataaaaaattagtaGCATGGAGGTTTAAATATgtacaaaaaaatactgATGATTCAGAAGATTCATCTATGTGgctaaaaaaatgtaacgAAATTGCAAAAATAGAAGACgaaaatatacaattacTTTGTTTTCATATAAGTTCTATCTTTTATGAGACTgatgaaataattatggATATAACTCTCAAAACTATGGgaataacaatttttacTATATTATTCGTAACTGCATATATTGTTGAAGGATTTAGTTCATGTTTTATCATAGCCATGATTATATTACTTATCGATTTATCCATTTTTGGATTTATGTGTTTGTGCGGAATAACagttaatattatttcaatGGTTATCCTAGTCCTTTCAATTG GTTTTTCTATTGATCATACGTCGCACATTGTACAGGCGTTTACACACAGTGTTGGTAGAACTCGGAATGaaaa AATGAAGGAAAGTTTGTATTTGATGATGGGACCGGTCTTACATAGTGGTTTATCAACTTGGTGTATTATAAGCACcttgtttttttcaaacaAAGATTTTACTGTCATATTCTTTCAAACGCTATCTTTG gttttatttttttcagtaATATATTCTTCCATGTTTTTACCAGTTCTTCTTTCAAGCATTGGCCCATTATAg
- a CDS encoding ATP synthase-associated protein, putative produces the protein MYRRYIWSSIFRDVNYRFKKVYHSFYYAQSHIKYVMLILFPGVIWSTRYRADTKLGYFFYINDEKLYPRIDDNTNNNDNYIDKYMSYTKKLVNNKKWVNGTKLYLNDDVTVQNAKKIIYKNTENIPKNIKLGCKGRMMDDNDNLALAVRAFCKRDPKIIIWKDEHAQFV, from the coding sequence ATGTACAGAAGGTATATTTGGAGTAGTATTTTCCGTGATGTTAATTATAGATTTAAGAAAGTATAtcattcattttattatgcaCAAAgtcatataaaatatgtcatgttaatattatttcccGGAGTTATATGGTCAACTAGATATAGAGCAGATACGAAATTgggatattttttttatatcaatgATGAAAAACTATATCCTCGTATAGAtgataatacaaataataatgataattatattgataaatatatgagttatacaaaaaaattagtaaataataaaaaatgggtTAATGGTACaaaattgtatttaaaTGATGATGTAACTGTTCAAAacgcaaaaaaaattatttataaaaatacagaaaatattcctaaaaatattaaactTGGATGTAAAGGAAGAATGATGGATGATAATGATAACTTAGCTTTAGCAGTTAGAGCTTTTTGTAAAAGAGAtccaaaaataattatttggaAAGATGAACATGCTCAGtttgtttaa
- a CDS encoding CCR4 domain-containing protein 3, putative gives MYRGNKIRVGTLNIFNKFYYNTTKKVLSSSFEYANNTNRRNLLYNYLLSNLFDIICLQEVDSFMINNINVKFRDFGFAFDFPANCITPSANSNNCCIIYKKDFKLLSKKNFDLNESVQKYFAKYSSESQCEIQDAFLIELKKRQSLATMIILELASNTFIGICNCHIYWNPSYPDIKLFHTYLIIKEFYEFIENNFPDFPLIPLLLIGDFNSTPFLQSDKNLKGPSTFSGVYELITTGKLSKNHEHHPSVLRKNTELKIYPDLIVDPFKSIFNDINGKEPLFTNKTKSFSGCIDYIFYKGLVPLSAQIIPNDIENIESLPTQKYPSDHALLISDIFIV, from the exons atgtatagaGGAAATAAAATCAGAGTTGGAActctaaatattttcaacaAGTTTTACTATAATACTACTAAAAAAGTTTTAAGCAGTTCGTTTGAATATGCTAATAATACCAATCGTCGAAATTTACTTTATAACTATTTACTCAGCAACttatttgatataatatgtttacaa GAAGTAGACTCatttatgataaataatattaatgtaAAATTCCGCGATTTTGGTTTTGCCTTTGATTTTCCAGCAAATTGTATTACACCATCAGCAAATAGTAACAACTGctgtattatttataa aaaagATTTCAAATTGttaagtaaaaaaaatttcgaTCTTAATGAATCagtacaaaaatatttcgcAAAATATTCGTCAGAAAGTCAGTGTGAG ATACAGGATGCATTTTTAATAGAATTGAAAAAGAGACAAAGTCTTGCCACTATGATTATACTCGAATTGGct agcaACACATTTATAGGAATATGCAATTGTCATATATATTGGAATCCTTCGTATCCTGATAtcaaattatttcatacttatttaattataaaagaattttatgaatttattgaaaataattttcctGATTTTCCACTTATTCCGTTATTATTAATTGGAGATTTTAATTCTACACCATTTTTG CAATCAGACAAAAATTTGAAAGGGCCTTCTACATTTAGTGGAGTATACGA attGATAACCACAGGGAAATTGTCGAAAAATCATGAACATCATcca tCTGTGCTACGAAAAAATACagaattgaaaatatatcccGATTTAATTGTAGACCCGTTTAAAAGCATTTTCAATGAT ATAAATGGAAAGGAACCTCTTTTTACAAACAAAACTAAATCATTTAGCGGATGTattgattatattttctataaagGGCTCGTTCCTTTATCCGCTCAAATTATTCCAAATGATATTga GAATATTGAAAGTTTGCCAACACAAAAATATCCATCAGACCATGCACTACTGATATcagatatatttattgtttgA
- a CDS encoding 2-C-methyl-D-erythritol 4-phosphate cytidylyltransferase, putative: MNILWAALSYIFFNYYIFKGRYYFVYSLKIYNFQKDKIIKQKGINLDNRPLYRNGKFVCTQNNIKDNKLYKKKQEQKKKILQFIYTNFKSNKKDDNIFQKNMSPLLNYYIKSTNITNQWCCIKSIYNDENNGEYINVNNLNTIKNFDTKEIKKYEKNINKKNIHSIFLCGGVGKRTELASRKQFLHLDNIPIFIYSFNLFIKCNYIKSISLVCDSTFFPHVVENINIYNSLLLKKKVKNNFLKIINDNILEKENNLTGINTQHKEDNINSLNSNNKKIEQNKITILNYIKENKYIIYDNEKNKCIFEMEEILNNLKEKNPNNKKHKIKPKDIDTNRYKLITIIDSGNERIDSFLNALKSLNIYENNQEYIYKVLENYLKKNPHLNSKFNIEFDYTYLLKKENKLKKENDKNFVKKKKKYITDILVHDAARPFLSEFDFFNLIYQSSLGKNVILGTKATDTIKLLNNNKQEKDGCNLIKKNIDRKVIFQAQTPQIFESKTLLKILQYFVFPSNYITTNSNTLLNENKKLQNTSQFTDTSSIVQHFTKNKITTLQATFPNFKITTPADVFQSFFFMKYIYNNNNASNDIYRSLFKDEYINSDSSYILTNQFNNFFFYNSLNKKQKILYQRFYYRNTCNGALCPI; the protein is encoded by the coding sequence ATGAATATTCTTTGGGCAGCTTTGAgttacatatttttcaattactacatatttaaaggacgttattattttgtatactctttaaaaatatataattttcaaaaagataaaataataaaacaaaaaggaATTAATTTGGATAATAGGCCCTTATATCGGAATGGGAAATTTGTTTGCACACAGAATAATATTAAGGACAAtaaattgtataaaaaaaaacaagagcaaaaaaaaaaaatacttcaatttatttatactaaTTTTAAATCGAATAAAAAGGATgacaatatttttcaaaaaaatatgtctCCTTTgctaaattattatattaaatctACAAATATTACTAATCAGTGGTGTTGTATAAAATCTATTtataatgatgaaaataatggagaatatattaatgttaataatttaaacacaataaaaaattttgatacaaaagaaataaaaaaatatgaaaaaaatataaacaaaaaaaatatacattctatatttttatgtggTGGGGTTGGAAAAAGAACTGAATTAGCATCAagaaaacaatttttacatttagACAATATtcctatttttatatattcatttaatttatttataaaatgcaattatattaaatcaaTTAGTTTAGTTTGTGATTCAACATTTTTTCCACATGTcgttgaaaatattaatatttataattctctattattaaaaaaaaaagttaaaaataattttcttaaaataattaatgataatatattagaaaaggaaaataatttaactGGAATAAATACTCAGCATAAGGAAGACAATATTAATTCTCTAAATtcaaataacaaaaaaattgaacaaaataaaataacaattttgaattatataaaagaaaataaatatataatatatgataatgaaaaaaacaaatgtaTTTTTGAGATGgaagaaatattaaataatttaaaagaaaaaaatcctaataataaaaaacataaaataaaaccaAAAGACATTGATACAAAtagatataaattaataaccATTATAGATAGTGGAAATGAACGAATTGattcttttttaaatgcGCTTAAATcgttaaatatttatgaaaataaccaagaatatatttataaagttttagaaaattatttgaaaaaaaatcctCATCTAAATTCAAAGTTTAATATTGAATTCGATTACACTTATTTActtaaaaaggaaaataaattgaaaaaagaaaatgataaaaattttgttaaaaaaaaaaaaaaatatattacagATATATTAGTTCATGATGCGGCACGCCCTTTTCTTTCAGAattcgatttttttaatttaatatatcaatcTAGTTTGGGAAAAAACGTTATTTTAGGAACAAAAGCAACAGATACCATCAAAttgttaaataataataaacaagAAAAAGATGGATGTAACttgattaaaaaaaacatagaTCGAAAAGTAATTTTCCAAGCTCAAACGCCCCAAATATTTGAAAGCAAAAccttattaaaaattttacaatattttgtatttccttcaaattatataactACAAATAGCAATACATTACTTaacgaaaataaaaaattacaaaatacATCTCAATTTACAGACACATCCTCTATAGTTCAacattttacaaaaaataaaattacaaCATTGCAAGCAACATTtccaaattttaaaataacaaCGCCTGCAGATGTTTTTcaatcttttttttttatgaaatacatttataataataataatgcaaGCAATGATATTTATCGCAGTTTATTTAAAGACGAATATATCAATTCTGATTCGagttatatattaacaaaccaatttaacaatttctttttttataattcgctaaataaaaaacaaaaaattctGTACCAGCGTTTTTACTATAGGAATACCTGCAACGGCGCACTATGCCCGATTTGA